The proteins below are encoded in one region of Thermosulfurimonas marina:
- a CDS encoding PhoH family protein → MSDLTNTVERTFEDYKLARHLFGERGAHLKALEKAFRVQITARGNQVMITGDPVDTELADRAVEELYGLLKAGYTLYPSDVEYAARILAENPEANLREIFLDTVFVTSGRKVITPKGLTQKRYIEAIRNHDIVFGVGPAGTGKTYLAMAMAISFLMRGEVSRIVLVRPAVEAGEKLGFLPGDLVEKVNPYLRPLYDALYDMLPFDKASRLLQKGVIEVAPLAFMRGRTLNEAFIILDEAQNTTSDQMKMFLTRLGFGSRAVITGDITQIDLPDPKKSGLVEAVELLRDVEGIAFVFFTKKDVVRHPLVQRIIEAYEKKEGAREG, encoded by the coding sequence GTGTCGGACTTGACCAACACGGTAGAAAGGACCTTTGAGGATTACAAACTGGCCCGTCATCTCTTCGGAGAACGGGGGGCCCATCTGAAGGCCTTAGAGAAGGCCTTCCGGGTCCAGATTACCGCCCGGGGCAACCAGGTCATGATCACCGGAGATCCGGTAGACACCGAACTGGCCGACCGGGCGGTGGAGGAGCTCTACGGGCTGCTGAAGGCGGGCTACACCCTTTATCCCAGTGACGTAGAGTATGCCGCCCGCATTCTTGCGGAAAACCCGGAGGCCAATCTTAGAGAAATCTTTCTGGACACGGTCTTTGTGACCTCCGGCCGCAAGGTCATCACCCCCAAGGGCCTTACCCAGAAGCGTTACATCGAGGCCATCCGCAACCACGACATTGTCTTTGGAGTGGGCCCGGCCGGGACCGGGAAGACCTATCTGGCCATGGCCATGGCCATTTCCTTTCTTATGCGGGGAGAGGTCTCCCGGATCGTCCTGGTGCGCCCGGCGGTGGAGGCCGGGGAGAAACTGGGATTCCTGCCGGGGGACCTGGTGGAAAAGGTCAACCCTTATCTGCGGCCCCTTTACGACGCCCTTTACGACATGCTTCCCTTCGACAAGGCCTCGCGTCTCCTCCAGAAGGGGGTCATCGAGGTGGCCCCGCTGGCCTTTATGCGCGGCCGCACTCTAAACGAGGCCTTCATTATCCTGGACGAGGCCCAGAACACCACTTCGGACCAGATGAAGATGTTTCTCACCCGTCTGGGCTTCGGCTCCCGGGCGGTCATTACCGGAGACATCACCCAGATCGACCTTCCGGATCCCAAAAAGTCCGGGCTGGTCGAGGCGGTAGAGCTTCTGCGGGACGTGGAGGGGATCGCCTTTGTCTTTTTCACCAAAAAGGACGTGGTGCGCCATCCCCTAGTCCAGCGGATTATCGAGGCCTACGAAAAGAAGGAGGGAGCCCGTGAGGGCTAG